A segment of the Myxococcales bacterium genome:
GCGATCGTGTTCCACGAAAACGGCGACGGACGAATCACCGCCGAAGACTTCTTGCGCAACGGCCGCGTGGTGAGTGAAGCCAACGCGGCGCGCACCGTCGGTAGCATTCTCGATCAGCTCACCCCACGCACGACGGCGGCCCAGACGACAGCTCGACCCGCGGCGCAGCAGCAGGCTCAGAACCCGATGTCGCAGCTCTCGAGCCTCTTGGGTCAGTTCAACCAAATGCTCGGCCAAGGACAACGCGGTGGTGGCCAACAGCAGCGCGCTGGTGGTCAGCAAAACGCAGGGCAGAGTCGCAGCCCCGTCGGGGGCAACGAGGGCAACGATCGCGCGCCCGCGGGCCTCGGCGAACGCGACGCAGGCGACGAGCGCACGGGCCTCACGCCTCACGCGGACGGCAATAGGCCTGGTGCGCCAACGTCGCGCGAACCATACGGTCCGCCCGAGCCCTACGGTCCCCCGGCACCGCCGGAGACGTACGGTCCGCCCGGAGCCCTACGGTCCCCGGCACCGCCGGAGACGTACGGTCCGCCCGAGCCCTACGGTCCCCCGGCACCGCCGGAGACGTACGGTCCGCCCGAGCCCTACGGTCCCCCGGCACCGCCGGAGACGTACGGTCCGCCCGAGCCCTACGGTCCCCCGGCACCGCCGGAGACGTACGGCCCGCCCGAGCCCTACGGTCCCCCGGCACCGCCGGAGACGTACGGCCCGCCTGCGGCTGCGCCCTACGAACCTCCCGTTGTCGAGAACGCTGTCTACCAGGCGCCAGAGCCCGACCCGGCGCCGCTCATGGACGCCTGAGTCTGCTGTCGACTACTTCACTCGCGTTAACGCGAACTCGATCTTGTACGGCGCGCCGCCGTCGGGGGCGGCGCGATCTTCGAAGTAACTCAAGGACGCTCCGCTCGCCGTGTACGTCCCGGGGAACACAGCCGGCGGCGCGGCCGGACACGTTCGCGTGTGCGTGAACGCGGTGCCGCTCACCTCGTGCCGATAGGTCTCTTGCACGTTGAAGGTGCTGTCGCCGTAGTTCACTTGCAGCTCGCTGCCCTTGTAGATCGCCGTCTCGTGAAAGGTCTCTCCGGCCTTGGGCCCGCTCGGGCCGCCAACGCCCGTGTAGAGCCGGTACGCCGAGAGCGTGTACGTCCCGTCGGCGATGACACCACCTTGGGGCACCGGCGCTGCGGCCGCGACCTGCTCGAGCACGAGTTGCCCGTCGAGGCTCGGCACTGTGTTGCAAGCGGGCGCCGCCGGCGACGGCCCAAGGCCCCCATCGGGCGCGACGTCGAGCTTGATGCTGACGCGGTCACTCGTGTTGCAGCTCTCGTTCGAGACGACGAGGTGAAACGTGTAGCTTCCAGGTTCCGTTGGCGCGGTGCCCTCGTAACGCCACACGCCGTTGGGAAACGCTTTGCCTTGAATCCCGCGGAAAGGTGGCGCCATGGCGCGCGCCCAGCCGGTCTTGGTCTCCGCGAGCAAGACCTCCTCGGAGAGCGGATCGGCGTCAGGAAAAGTGGCTGGGCGCCCTTCGCCGTCCACGATGGTTCGGTCGGGGCGGAAGTCGCCGGCCGGCGAGCGCACGAGCGCGGTGAAAACGATGTTGCCGCCCGGCACGACGACGGTGGGCTCGACCTTGAATTCGGTGGCCGTGGGTTTGACGTCATCCGACTTCATCGCTTTGACCGTGAGCTCGAGCTGCTGCGGAGCGCCGTTGGCGTCGAGCTTGACGAGGTCGGTGCCGTATTTGTAGCCGTTCTGAAAGGTGTGGAGGCCCCACTCGGCCGAGACCTTTCCGTCTCTCACACCCGGCGGCACGGTGAGCTCGAAGACGCCGTCGGCTCTCGTCGCCGCGACGTAGCGATAGTCGGGGTGTCCCTTCGACGGATCGGGGTTGGGGATGTATCGCCCGCCGACCTCGATGACGACGAGCGAGTCGGTCAAGGGCGCCTTGGTGTCCGCGTCCACGAGCCGGCCGCGCAGGGTGAACGGCCCTGACGCCGTCAGCGCCGGTGCACCGGCGATCGGACCCTTCTCGGGCGGCGCCTCGTAACAAGCACACGCCAGCCCGACGCACGAAGCGAGGATCCACATCAAACGCATTCGCGTACTCTACGCGCGACGCGCTGGGTGGTTTCCAACAAATGCCGAGCCGCGTCGGTGCACGTAACCCTTCACCCTCGAGCTCGTTGACCCCTCATGCCGCGCTCCTGGCTCGTTCTCGCGTGCGCGCTCCTCGGTTGCGACGAAGAGCTCGGCGCCGTGCGCGAGCCGGCGCCCGAGTTCACGCCGTCGGCGAAACGCACCGCCGAGTGCCCTCCCGGGGATCCCGCGCAGGAGCGCTACGGGACCGACTGCGCCTGCTGCCATGGCACTCAATTCTCCGCATCGGGCTCCGTCGCCGAGGAAGCCCTCGCGCTCGTCAGTCACGTCGAGATGGTCGACCGGGTCGGGCAAGTGTTCATTCTTCCGCCCAACCGCTATGGGAATTTCTTTGGGCACCGCCCGACGCCGCAGCCGCCGCTCCGCGCGAAGGTCGTCTATCGAGACGGCCACGAGAGCGCGATGCAAGGCGAGATGAGCGAGTCATCCTGCAATCACTGCCACGCAGTCGACGGAGCGACGCCGCTCATCGGTTCGGTTCGCTAGTCCGGCGCCCCATCAGAGGCGCCGGCCCTGGGACCACGGCTCAGTAGGAAACGCTTGGCGAGCCCGCCGAGAGAAATTCAACGAGCTTCGCCCCGCCGACAATGGTGGCGCCGGGAACGAGCTTGGCCTCGTCGAGACCGCGCTTCTTGAAGCAGGGCGAGCAGACGAAGATCTTCCCTCCCGCGGTGGTGAAGTTCTTGATCAGATCGGCGAGGGCGGCGAAGCCCTCTTCGTGGATGCCGTCGGCGTACCCGACGACGGCGAGATGAACGGCTTCCGTCGACAAAAACATCATCGTCTCCTTGTCGGAGGCGACGGCCGCGTTGGCGACTACGAACGCGACGGTGGCGCGGTCCGCATCATCCTTGGCATGCGTGAGCGTGACACAGAATTTTCCAGCCATGAGCGCTAGCCCTCTTTCGTTTGTAGGAGATAGATCGGCGGGATCGCCGACAACAGCACGTGTCCCGTCATCGAGCACCAAGCGGGGATGTCCAGCGGCGCCGCAGCGTCGGTAGCACGAACACGGAGAACGGTGTGAGGTGGCAAACGCTTCATCCTGAGAAAGAGCTCGAGGACGAGGTCACCGCAGCTCATGTCACCGGCGTCCCAGTCGTCGTGCGGTGTTGCCATCGCGCTCTCCGCGCGTTGCGGCGGGACATTGGCGACCCCCGTCGCCGCGTCAAGGCAGCGAGCGTTTTCGAAGACACATTGCGGAGCAAGCTGACGACCAAAGCCCTCCCGCTCGCTTGCGATACGAAACGCCGTCGAAAAACAGTCGCGGCGCTTGATGTGCGCGAAGAGGCGGCCCGCCAAATCGGCGACGGGCGTGTCGAGCGCCAGTGCCACGCACCGCAGGCAAAGCGGCCTCGTTTGTGGCCCATCATCACAGCCACGAGCGCCTCGTGGCCGCACATCGTGTTCGCGCATCGACAACACCTTGTGCCGGAAATGCGATCGAGATCGGCCATGAGCTTTGGCAGCGGAACTTCTTCTTCTTCTTCTCCTTCACCGTGGCTCACATTGCACCTACTGTCAGCCGCTATGGACCCGCGGACGACTGCGCGCAACCTCCTCGAAGAGGGGCTTCTTCGTCAAACGCCGCGAGCGTCCCGTGTCTACCATGCGCCGAACCTCGTCGTGCTCGAGCGCGACGGCGTCTCGCTCGCGATCGCGCCGTCGCGCCCGCACTGGATCGCGACCAACGCCCGCGGCGCGGAAGTCTTGCGGCTCCTCGATGGGCGCACGACGGTTCTGGAAGTCGCCAACAAGCTCGCCCGAGAGCGGCGCGAGCCGGTCGAGGCGACGCTCGAAGAGGTCGCCGGGTTTCTTGACGCCGCCCACGCAGAGACCTTCGTCACGCTGCGACCAGACCTCTCGCCGCCCTACCGCGGTCGCGGTGAGGCCGTCAGGCCCGGCCGGCTGTCGGAGCTCTACGTCTTTGTCACGAACGACTGCAATCTCCGTTGCACCCACTGCTACGTCTCCTCCGGCGACTACGTGCCGCCGGAAGAGCTGACCACCGAGGAGCTCAAGAGACTCATCGACGACGCGAAGGAGCTCGGCGTCTCGCGCTTCTACTTCACGGGCGGCGAGCCGTTCATGCGCAAGGACATCTTCGAGCTCATCGACTACGTGTGCCGTGACGCCGAGCTCGTGATTCTGTCGAACGCGATGTACTTCGTAGGGAAGAACGTCGAGCGTCTTCGAGACGTAGCGTCTCGCGCCAACGCGGAGTTACGCCGCCTGTTCTTCCAGGTGTCGCTCGATGGGCCTACGGCCGAGCTGCACGAGCAGGTGCGCGGCCCAAATAGCTTCGGCAAGACGATTGAGGGCATCAAGACGCTCGTCGCCCTCGACCTCACGCCGGCCGTCAGTACCTCCATCAACGTCGACAACCAGGACCACATCGCCGCGACGACACGGCTCGTGGCCTCCCTCGGCGTCAAGGAGCACCACATCCTTTGGCTTCAGGAGCGCGGTCGCGCCTACGACAACGACCAGCTCCTCATTGCCCCGTCGGCGGTGACGCGCATCATGCGCGAGCCCGGAGCGTGGCCGACGAGGTGGGCGTCGTCGTCGACAACGAGACGAGTCATCGCGTCCGGGTACGCGGCAAGCGCGACCGAAAGACCGACCTTTGCAACTGCGGCTACGAGAGCCTCGACGTGTTCAGCGACTGCCAGGTCTACCCTTGCGTGTGGTTCAGTGGCGCGCCGACGATGGCGTGCGGCTCGATTCGTGAAAGGTCTCTCCGAGACATCTGGCTCGAGTCCCCCATTCTGGAAGGCATCCGCCAAAACTCCGTGCAGAAGCGCGAGGGATGCAGCGACTGCCACCTGAAGTTTCTCTGCGGCGGCGGCACCAACTGCTCGTCGTACTTTGACAGCCTCGCGAGTCGAGGGCGGGGCAGCCTTCAGGCGGCCGAGCCCTACTGCGAGACGTTCATGGACATCACCTACGACCTCCTCTGGGAGCTCGCGCTCGAGCGAGCCGACCACCGGGTCGAGGGGCCGGCCCGTGTGCTCGCGTCGATGGAGGGCGAGGGCGCGCACTGCGCGCGACCCCAGACGCACCAGCTCGATGCGGCCTTCGAGGTCGGAAGCTTTCACTGCGCCTGCGTCCTTCAGGAGGACGTTGAAGAAGGCCGCAAAGTGCGAACGCAGATCGCGCGCGCGCGGCCACGCGCGCCGGCGACCTTCTTGCCGGCCCTAGCGACGATCTGTTCAGCGTGAGGCATCGTCGCGACGGCGAGCGCAAGGTCCCGAAGCGCGCGCTCCCCGTAGTTCCGCCGACGCCGACAGTCAAGCTGACGCCGACGCCGGCGCAGCCCGCGACCGCGGAGCCCGCCTTCGACGCTACCTTCGACGCGATGGGGCAATCGTGCGTCGAGCTGCTCTTGCCCATGGCCAAGCTCGTCAAGGGCCTCGCCACAGGCGCCGTCCTGCGCATCGTCACCGATGACCCGGCGGCCCGCGAAGATCTTGGCGCGTGGTGCAGCATGACCGGCAATGAGCTCGCCTTCGTGGACCGGAAGGTCGGGTACGCCACGTACTACGTGCGCCGCGGCGCCCTTTCCTGACTGACTCATCGCACCTCAAGTAACGGAGACTCAACCGAACATGACGCCCAGCAAAGCAGTGACTTCGCTTCTCTTCGTTCTCGCCGGGTGTGCAGGCACGCCGCCGCCGCCCCAGACCCCGGCCGTGGGGCCCGCGATCGCGACGTCTCCGGTACCAGCCAGGAGCGCCACGTTCGCCGCGCAGAATGAGGTGAAGATTCAGGTGCCCGAGGGCGCCAAGCTTGTGCGCCTCTGGATGGCGATGCCACAAGAAGACACCGCTCAAGACGTGCGTGAGTTCCAGGTCACGGCGCCGGCGCCTCACCGCGTCGAAGGCGACAAGGACGGCAACAAGTTTGTTTATGTCGAGTTCAAGGAACCCAAGGACAAGGAGCTCCTCGTCCGCGAAACCTTCGTGGTCACGCGTCGTGAAGTGAAGAGCGGCGTCGATGCGTCGAAGTCTCGGCCCATCACCGACGCAGAGCGCGCCCAATACGCAGCACACTTGGGGCCGAACGAGAACGTCGTCATCGACGACGAAATTCGCAAATTGTCTGCCAGCATCGTCGGAACGGAGAAGAACCCGGTCCTGGCGTCGCGGAAGCTCTACGACTGGGTCCTCAACAACGTGGAATATTGGGTCAAGGACCCCAAGAACAAGAAGGCCTCCCCGATCGGAAGCACCACGTACTGCCTGACCAACAAGACGGGCAACTGCACGGACTTCCACTCGCTCTGGACGTCCCTCGCGCGCGCCCAGGGAATCCCGACCCGCATGATCTACGGCTCCTTCTTCAAGGCCGAGCTCGACGGGCAGAGCGAAGATCAGAGCTACCACTGCTGGCCGGAGTTCTACGCGCCGGGCTTCGGTTGGGTGCCCCACGACGTGGCCATCGCGGACATCTTCGCCGGCGACTTCCAAACGACCCCCGACAACGAGAAGCCCGTTCGGCTGACCACCGGCGACGGCTACCGAGGCGGCGATCGGGCCAAGGTTGACTACTACTTCGGCAACATCGACGAGCGTCGCGTCACGTGGTCGCGAGGCCGCGATCTCACGTTGTCCCCCAAACAAGAAGGCGGACCGGTCAACGCGCTGCCCAAGGCCTACGTCGAAATCGACGGCAAAGTGGCGGCAGAGAAGGTCGCGTGGACCCGCAAGCTCACCTTCAAAGAACAGAAGAGCAAGTGAGCACGGTCGTGCCGGCGTGGCGGCTCCTCGTCGCCGCGCTCGCCGCCGGCGCAATCGTGGGCTGCACCAAGGCCGTCGCACCGGCCGCACCTCTGGCGCAGCCCGTCCAGCTCCGTGAGGCTGCGGCGCCGCCGGTTAAGTGGAACGCGTTCGCTGAAACGCTGCTTCGGCGCGCCGACGCGGAGCATCGCTTGGTGCTGCTCGCGCTGGAAGCTGGCGATTGCGTGCACTGCCGGCGCATGGACCGACTGACCTACCGGAGCCCACGGGTCGAGCGCCTCGTGGCGGCGCGGTTCCTCGCGGCGAAAGCCGATCTCGACGCGCGCCCCGATCTCGAAGCGCGCTACGGGGGCGCGTCACCGATCGTCATCGTGCTGCGCCCCGACGGCGTTGAGCTGGCCAAGCACGTCGGCTTCATGTCCGCCGAGGAGCTCGAAGCGCTCCTGCTGCAGGCGTCTTCCGCGACGGGCTCGCTCTGATCCCACCCCCGCCTCGTTTCGCCTCGCGCCGCCCCAGGTTGCTCAGCTCTTCGCGGCGAGTAGCAGCGCAATGATCGACATGCTGTCGATGATCCACCGCTTCGCGCCATGGCGATCGCCTCTGCCAAGCTAAACACCTGGGTCGTGATCGACTCCGTCTCGTCGTGCTGGGCTTCGACCGCCGTCAAGTCGCGAGCAACGAAGAGGTGTGCGACTTCGTCCAGGATGCTCTTGCTCGGCGTGAACTGCGTCAGCGGCACGAGGCGCGCGGCGTCGTAGCCGGCTTCTTCACGCAGTTCGCGACGGGCCGCATCAACGACGGCTTCGCCTTGGTGGACGCCGCCCGTGGGGATCTCCCAGGTGAATCGCCGCGCCACGTAGCGAAACTGCCGAACGAGGAGCACGTGCGATTCGTCGACGAACGGCAGGATGCCGACGCAGGGACTCGTCTCGACGACGCCGTAGAGCGTTCGGTGACCGTTTGGCAGCGTCACAACGCTCTCGCTGACCCGCATCCACCGGTTCTCGTAGACCGCGCGCGTTGCGAGCGTCTGCCAGTGTTCGTTGCGTTCGAGGTCTCCTGCGGGCGGGAGAGACATCGAGCGGAGCGCGGCGGCCGTGCGCCGTGGAAAGCCGGGCGTTGCGACGGGGCGCCGCTCGAGCTCACGCGCGAGGCCCATTAGGTCGGCGGGCGTGTCGATGTCACGCCAGCTTTGCAGGAGGTGAACCGCGAGCTGGTTCGCGTTCGCGCGGTCGAGCGTCTGACTCAGCACGCGCGAGGTGCTCCACGCCACCCCTTCGAAGAGCTCCTTCCAAGGGGCTCGGAGGCCGATCAGGTAGTAGCCCCCGTCGGCTGCGGGCCCGAGGACGACGTGCGCGCCTCCAGTCTCCAGCGCCGCGAAGGCCTCCTCGAAGAACGTCGGTGGCAGCGTCGGCGTGTCGCTGTCGACGATCAGGAGCGGCGCCGCGCTGGCCGCGAAGTGGCGCTCTGCCAAGTGGAAGAGCCGCGCGCCGAGGTCCGCACCCTCCTGCGCAACCAACGTCACGTCATCGCCGGTCCACGGCGTCACGGAAGCCGGCGGGTCCGGCGGCGCGACGGCGACGACGACGCGCGCGCCGCGCACCGTCCGCACCTGTTCGATCTTGTCGCCAAGGAACGCTTCGTAGAGCCGCAGTATCTCGTCCGCCGAGAGCAGGGGCCCGAGCCGCGTCTTGACGGTGCCGAGCGCAGGCCGTTTGGCCATCACCGCGATCGTGGGCAACGCGCTTGCCTCACGTTCACCGAAGGCCATCAGGCACCAACCTCGGTGCGAAACGCACGAACGGTCGCCGCGAAGAGCTCGAGCGCGTCGTGCGCTCCCATGTCTTCGCCCTTCTCGAAGTCGCCCGGCTCTCGCGCCATCTGGTTGGTCACATGAGCAAAACACAGGACCCGGCGTCGGTTGGCGGTTCCGAAGGCGTAGAGCGCTGCGGCTTCCATCTCGACGGCCAGGATGCCGAGTCCTTCGGCTCGCTCGATGGCCGCGCGCGTCTCGCGGAAGGGCGCGTCGGTCGTCCACGTGGCGCCGCGGATGAGCGACGGCATGGTCCCCAAGAGTCGCGCGGCGCCCTCTCGGACGGCGGCGGGTAGCTCGCTGAACTCCGACGGCGGCAGGTAGTGGTAACTCGTGCCTTCGTCGCGGAGCGCGCGCTCGATCAGCACAAAATACGGCGTCGGCCCGGCGGAGACGATCTGACCCGACGAGGTGATGCTGATGAGGAGCTCGCAGCCACTCTGGAACATCTGCTCGGCGATCAAGACCGCAAACGAGGACCCGACGGCGCAACCGACCACGCCGCAGACCTCGCCGGCGGCCTCGAACTCGTAGAGCTCCGTGTGGTAGCAGGCCCAAGCGTCGCTCACCCGACCTGTGCCGCGCCGCTTGAGCATGCGAACGACGTCGCCGTCGGGGTCGAGGAGGCAAACGCGAGGGATCGGGCGTTCCTGGAGGGACTTCTGCCTTCGCGCCTCACGCAAGAGGTTCTCGGGTCGAAATTCCGACGGCGCGTCGTGAGCCTTGCCCTCGAGGAGCGGCGTGGTTGCCATGGGTCCTCTTGGCATAACGGCGGCGCGCCGAAAAGCGAAGCCGTGACCAGCACGAGGCGCTGCGAATCAGGGCGGACTCCGTCGTAGGATGACGCATGCGCGCGCTCGTGACCGGCGGAGCCGGCTTTATCGGATCGCACCTCGTCGACGCGCTCCTCGCGGGCGGCGCCGAGGTTCGCGTGCTCGACAACCTCTTGCCTCAGGCGCATCGCACGGGGCGTCCGGTAAACGTCGCCCCCGAGGCCGAGCTGCAGGTCGCTGACCTTCGAGATCGCGACGCCGTCGACGTCGCGCTCCACGGCGTCGACACGGTCTTTCACTTGGGCGGCATCGTCGGCAATGGCCAGTCGATGCTCGATGTTCGCCGCTACGCGGACATCAACGTCGTGGGAACCGCCACGCTGCTCGAAGCGATGATCGGCAAACGCGCCCAGTTTCGACGCCTGGTCGTGGCGTCGTCGATGGTCGTCTACGGAGACGGCGCCTACGCGTGTCCCCAGCACGGGGCGCTCAGCGTTCCCGTCGAGCGCGAGGTTGCGCGCCTCACGCGCGGCCAATGGGAACCGACCTGCCCGCTGTGCGGGGCCGAGGTGTCCGCGCGGCCTACCGACGAGTCGCAGCCGCTAAGACCGACGAGCGTCTACGGCGTCAACAAGCGCGATCAAGAGGAGCTCGCCCTCGTCGTGGGACGCGCGCACGAGCTTCCAACGATCGCGCTCCGCTACTTGAACACCTATGGCTCTCGTCAGGCGCTCTCGAACCCGTACACGGGCGTCTGCGCGCTCATGGTCACGCGAATGCTCGCGGGTCGACGGCCTACGATTTTCGAGGATGGCGCTCAGCTCCGCGATCCCACCCACGTCTCGGACATCGTCCGCGCCACCCTCGCCGCCGCCGACGCGGGCGAGGGCGCCCTCTATCGCGCCATCAACGTCGGACGCGGCGAGCCCGTGTCGGTCGCCGCCATGGCGCGTGCGCTCGCGCGCGCCCTCGGTCGCGACATCGAGCCGCACATCACGGGGGAGTTTCGCGCTGGCGACATTCGTCACTGCTACGCCGACGTGAGCCTTGCCAAGACGCTCCTCCATTGGAGCGCGCAGGTGTCGTTCGAGGAAGGGGCGCGCGAACTCGCCGCCTGGGCGGCCCATCAGGCGCCCGACGACCTCACCGACGTCGCCAATGATGAGCTGCGCCAGAAGGGGCTCATCCGTTGAAGCGGCTCGCGGCAGCGACCACGCTCGCGTTGCTCGTCTACGCGACAGCGAGGCTCGCGCTCGACGTGTCGCTCGTCTCGTGGGCCCGCGTGCGCTTCCCCCTCGATCTCGATTGGATCGAGGGCGGGCAGCTCGCGCACGCCCTTCGCATCCTCGAGGGGCGGCCGATCTACGGTGCCGCGGAGTTTCTGCCGCATCCGTACCCGCCGCTCCACTACCTCGTGCTCGCGGCGGTGGGCAGCGTCGCCGGCCTCAGCCTCACGATGGCGCGACTCGTCTCGGTCGCCATGTGGCTGCTGACGCTGGCCCTCGGTGCCGCCGCCCTCTACCGCGCGGCGCGCGGCGCGCGAAGCGATGCGGCCGTCGCGCGCCGAGACAGCGTCGCGTTGGGCGTCGGCGCAGCTATCGCCGGCGTCGGCCTAGCGTTGCGAACGTACCCCTACGCCGACGGGTGGTTCGATCTCGCGCGCTCCGACACGTTGCTGCTCGCTCTTGTCGCGGCGGCTTCGGCGTGTGCGTGCCACCGGCGCGGAGCGATCGCTGCGGGGCTCCTCCTCGCCGCGGCGCTCTTCGTAAAGCAGACGGCGGTCTTCTTCGTCTTCACGACCGTCGTCTTCGTCTTGGGCAAATCGCGGCGCGAGGCGGCGCGGCTCGTCGTCGCGCTGCTCGTTCCTTCTACCATCGCGTTCGCATGGTTGGAGTTCGGCTCCGGCGGCGCCTTTCGCGCGTGGATCTTCTCCACGAGCGGCCATCCGATCGATGGGCGCCGATTGATCGGGGGCATCGGAGAGATCCTGGCGGCGTCGCCACACCTCGTCGTCGTACCTCTGGCTGCCCTCGCGCTCCAGGGTCGCCTCGGCACGACGAGTCGGGCGCTCCTCTTTATGTGGCTCGCAGCGGTCCCAGCGAGCCTTCTGCCGTACGGAAAGATGTATGGCGCACCCAATAACCTCGTCCCGCTGTTGGTCGTTTCTGCCTTCTTGCCGGTGTCGGTGGGCCTCGACGTGGCTCGCGCTCAGCCGCGCGTTTGGCTCGTGCCGGTGATGGCGGTTGCCGCCGCCGCCTTGATCGCGGCGGGCCGATTCGAGGCGAGTCGCTTCGCACCCAGCGAGACCATGCGGCAGGGCGTGCTCGCCAACTTAGCCGCCGTCAAGGCGCTCCCCGGCACCATCGCTTGCCCGGTCCATCCGTTTTTGGCTCACCAGCTCAAGGGGCAGCCGGCCCAATCGTCGTGGTTGTCGTTCATCGACGCGCGCGCGGCCGGTCGGCCGGTCGACCGCGATCGCTTCGTGGCGGACCTTCTCGCGCAAAGGGCCGACTGGATCATCCTCACGAACATGTCGGTCGAATGGGAGGGCAAGCTGCAGGAGGGAATCTCGGACGTCTACGCGTGGGATCACAACTTCGAGACCACTCCTACGGGCCGGCCCGACACGTTTCATTCGATGCCCCGCATGGCCTTTCGGAGGCGGTCGTCACGTTGACCTCGCGGGCTACCGGCGTCTTCGCTTCGCCTCCCACGCGTAGCGGCCCACGACGGAGAGGATGCGAACGGCGGCCTTGGCGCTCGCGCGCAGGTCTCCCGAGACCTTCGACTCACCGGCGGCGCGTGGCCGATAGTCGATGGGCACTTCCGTGACCCGCAAGCCGAGCGCGTGCGCGCGAACGAGCAGCTCGATGGTGAAGCCATAGGTCTCGTCCTGAGGGGCGAGGCGAAGGAGCGCCTCCCGGCTGAACACTTTGAACGACGGCATGTCGGCGTAACGCGCGCCCGTGGTCAAGCGCAGCAAGAGCGGCGCCAACCAGTTGCCGAATTTCTGAGCCTGGGGCATGGCGCGCCAGCCGCGGCTAAAGCGTGGCCTCGTCCCGAGGACCACGTCGTAACCCTCCAGGGCCTCTACGAGGCGCACGAGCTCGTGGGGCGGATCGCTGCCGTCGGCGTCCATGAATGCAATGACATCGAAGTCGGCTTCGAGGGCGGCTTGGAGACCGCTCTTGCACGCGCGACCGTAGCCGGCGATGGGTTCGCTCACGACCGTGGCGCCGGCCGCTCGTGCGACGGCCGCCGTGTCGTCCGTGCTGCCGTTGTCGACGACGATGGCCGCTACGCCCAGCGCGGAAAGGGCGGCGACGAGGGGCGCGATGTTCGCCGCTTCGTTCATGGCCGGAAGTACGACAGCGCAGTTCAAGGGCCGCTCACCACGTGCATGCGTGAGCGTTGACGGCGGTGTGCGAGGCGCGTCCAAGACTTCGTGTACCTAGCACGAGCAATTCACCGCGTGGCTGCTGAGAGAGGGCCCTTCGCGAGCGACACGAGCAACGCGGCAAAACGCGCCGAGCCGAGGCGTCGCGTCAACATCGGCGTGCGCCCCCGCGCCCGCATGGCGCGCCGCGCGTAGGTCACCGCGTTGTGGCTGTTCACGTCGGTGACGATGATCACGAGATCGGAGCGATCGATCATGGCGTCGAGCGCGCTCCCGGCGCGG
Coding sequences within it:
- a CDS encoding glycosyltransferase family 2 protein translates to MNEAANIAPLVAALSALGVAAIVVDNGSTDDTAAVARAAGATVVSEPIAGYGRACKSGLQAALEADFDVIAFMDADGSDPPHELVRLVEALEGYDVVLGTRPRFSRGWRAMPQAQKFGNWLAPLLLRLTTGARYADMPSFKVFSREALLRLAPQDETYGFTIELLVRAHALGLRVTEVPIDYRPRAAGESKVSGDLRASAKAAVRILSVVGRYAWEAKRRRR
- a CDS encoding DUF2325 domain-containing protein, whose product is MRVGIIGGVDRSKEHFEQIAKRAGHELECHDGHVVGRAGSALDAMIDRSDLVIIVTDVNSHNAVTYARRAMRARGRTPMLTRRLGSARFAALLVSLAKGPLSAATR